The stretch of DNA AAATTTGATCTTTAGAAGAAATGGGGTTTTTAGGGCCGTCTTTCTGAAGTAGTAGAGAGGGTCAGGCAAAACGTTTTTAGATCGATTTACCTACAAAGACATCATTAAGATTGTCAAGGTCAGAGGATTTGTTGGTGTAGGAGAAGCCAACCCCGACAGGAGACTCCAAGAAAAGCAGGTTAGCCTCTGGTAagcacaaaaaaaaaagacttAGCATCGTGCTTCAAACAAATGTAACTAACCTTGAGCATGAAAAAAACCCACAAATTCAGAAAGCATGCATGCACACCTTTATTCCAGGCATATTCATTGAACTTCAGCTCTGCTCCTTGTCTGACAACTCTGAGAGGCCCCAGCTCAGATGCAGCTCCATAGCCAATTGACGAGCAACCTGGTCCTGAAGTGGTGAACTGGTGATCAAAAGTTAAAGCTTCTCGAAAACAAAAGCGCGAAAAGTAGCTAGAGCAGAAGTGCTAACATGCGACAAAGAAACTTCACAAAaattatcatcaataaataaaAGCACAAATTATCACAAATAGCAAGAACATGAATCGACGCAGAGAAGGACAAAGCAAGAACAAATGTACTAGTAACCAATTTTGCAGGCCATCGCTGCTCAACAACTAAAGAAGCCAAGAACAGATGGTAGCAGCAGTACACTCAGGATCTCAAGGAGTAAAGCTCACTAATTTCCAGTGGAAACTATCACTGAATTTTTAACTGCTAAAGGTAGTACAAGCGACCTCCGTTGAGCCAGAGCAGGAGCGGCTTCTCCTCCGGCGTCGTCTGCGCCTCGAAGAACCAGTAGAAGAGCGCCCTCCCGTGGCGCTCGTTCACCGTGACGTAGCCGGCGAACTGCGACACGCTCGGGCTCTCCGGCTGGCCGGGGAGGCGCGCCACCCTGTCGGCGTCCCGCTGGTGGCTGGCCAGCGACAGCGAGCACGAAGAGAAGGCGAGAGCGGAGACGAGGCAGAGGCTGAGCAGACCTGCAGCTGCCATCGTCACGGGTGACGGCCTGACGGGTGGTGGGAGGAGAGGAGGCTTGGGCGTCTCAGCGCACAATAATACCACTTATAGTATAATATTTAGTATAGAAAAGATCCAACTATCTATTTAAAAAAAGTAAAATTATCATTGTTAATTTAATATAAaagaatttttattttttaataatTTTGCAATTTAGCCCCATCCCTCCGTCTGGCCATTCTCTCTTccaggccgccgcccctccaccCTCCCGTCATGCATCTCACGAGGCACGAGCGCCGCTTGCCTCCTCCTTCCAGGCCGCCGTCCGTCGTCATGCATCTCGCAggcgccccctcctcctcccttccacACCGCCGGCCCTCATCGGGCGCCATcgtggcggcggccgcgtcCTCCCCGCCCCTGGACAGGCGCCGCCGGCCGGAAGATCGGGTGCCCGCCCCTGGACAGGCGCTGCCGGCCCTTGCCGCGCGCGGGGCCGTGGGCGACGCCGGCCCTGTCCGGTAACTGCGCGTGCCGCCTCGCCTCGTGCGCCGTTTGTGCGGCGCCCTGACCGGCGGCcgcctcctccccttgcccGCCGGTGTCGGGCGTCCTCGGCGCCGCCCGTTTGTTCCCCTTCCCGAGGATCCTGCCCATCCGTCGCCGCCGCGTCCTCCCCGTGCAGGCGTTTCGCGACCTCCCTTGCCGGCCGCAGTCTCGGGTCGCCGCCGTTGGtcgggcgccgccggccctcgCCGTCAAGAAGATGCTGGACCCGGACATGGAGGGCGGGGACGAAGAGTTCACCAACGAGGTGCAGATCATCAGCCACCTCCGGCACGGGAACCTGGTGCCCCTCCGCGGCTGCGGCATCGCCGCCGACGATGTGGAGGAAGGGAAGCAAAGGTTCCTCGTCTACGACTTCATGCCCAACGGTGCGCTCGAGGACTTCATCTTCAGGGACATGGAACCGGCGGCCAAGCGGCCGCCGTTGACTTGAGCACAGCGGCGGAGCATCACCCTGGACGTGGCGAGGGGCCTGGAGTACCTGCATTACGGCGTCAAGCAGACCATCTACCACCGGGACATCAAGGGGACCAAAATCCTGCTCGACGGCGAGATGCGCGCGCACGTGGCGGACTTCGGCCTCGCCCAGAGGAGCCGCGACGGGCAGTCGCACCTCACGACGCGCGTCGCCGGGACGCACGGCTACCTGGCCCCGGAGTACGCGCTCTACGGGCAGCTCACGGAGAAGAGCGACTTGTACAGCTTCGGCGTGCTGCTGCTCGAGATAATGAGCGCGCGGCGCGTGCTCGACATGACGTCCCCGGCAGGGGCCGTGCTGATCACCGACTGGGCGTGGACGCTCGTCAAGGCCGGCCAGGCGAGGGAGGTGCTCGACGAGGCGCTGTCCACCGCCGAGAGCCCGTGGTGCGGGGTCATGGAGAAGTTCGTGCTCGTGGGGATCCTGTGCGCGCACGTGATGGTGGCGCTCCGGCCGACCATCGGCGAGGCGGTGAGGATGCTGGAGGAGGGGGACATGGACGTGCCTGAGCTgcccgaccagccgctgccgtaCGGGCACAACGTCATGTTCAGCGAAGCCGGAAGCAATTTCAGCGCCTCACCGGCGTTCAGTGGCCGTTGGCCCCGTCCATGGACAATGGGGACATGCTCAGGTGATGAACCAGGCAAATTTTTGTGGATTGATCGCAAAATCTAGCTAAGAATTAGAGGGATGTAGGTAGTGACTGTAAGTGCTGCTGTTTCTTCATTGAAATTCATTTGTAAATGTATTCAATTGGCAAAGGAACGACATTTGCATGTCTGCTGCTTCTGTTTTCCAATGATCATCAGTCACCAGCCAGAACAGAGATCAAATTAAACAAGCTTAAGCTACCAAGTTAATAGAACATTACAATTTTCAGTCCTAATCCTGGCATGACATGGACTGGCGTTAGCTTACCAAAGTTAAACGAGACGCAGACGACCACATCGAAGTAACTGACTCACAGCATGGTTCATCCAGATTGAGATGAAAAGATAGAGCCGACACTGAACGATGAAATGCAAGCTAGAAGATGCAGGTGCAGACTGCAGAGCTTTAGTTCAGAGCGGCATAGTAGGATTCAGCAACCTAGCTACTCGTCTTCCTGCAGGTTGGGGTGCCCGGAAGGTGAACGGCATCTGGGAGGTGAAATCCCTGTCGTGCTGGACCTGGTGGTACCCGATCTCCAGCTCCCTCATGCCTCCGCTGAGCTAGACATCCTGTTGGTGCTGCTGTGCTGGTAGGCCTGTTCATCCACAGTTTAACAAGGTTTAGCACCGTGGTGGAAACAAGTGGGGAAAAAACTTCATTATGTTCTCAACTTTCATGTTTCTTTCAGTTCAGCAAGTGCAGAATGAGATTACACTCACTGAAATATGTACTTATGGGCATTTTGTGGGATGCAGAACATAAGATTCACTGATTCAGAACACAAAAATGGTAGTAATGGGAAAATGCACTCAGGAAACTTATTCGTTCAATTTATCTGGTTAGACTTAGTTGGGTGGATCTTGAACTCTTGGGTGCGTAACAGGGTAAGGCTGATTGATCACCCTGAATACCTTTCGGTGCTAGAACTAGAAATCCAAACCAAAAATTTCCATGCCTTAGGAAGAATTGCTGAGCTTGGTAGCGCAGGTTTTGTTCAGTTAGCTCAGCACATTGAATTTGTTCAGAATTTTGCATACTGATTTGGAGTGAAAAGGAGAAAACAAGAAATGGTCAAGCAAATGTTCAACTATTTTTCTTGAAGTGAAAATGTTCAACTATTCAGAAGGGAAAAAAAATACCATcctaagagcatctccaacctCCAACCATGAGTCCTGTAACTTACTCCAACAGCAGAGTCTCAAATCATGTCATTTACAATTAATTGGAAAAAGATTGGAACGAAGGTACTGGGGAAAGAAATCTCTGTCATTTAGATTTCGtggcaaaaaaaaaatagaACACAACCAATTGAGTCCTGTATTAAGGAACAGGGAGACTGAGTCCTAAATTAATTTGCCAATTTTTTGTAAAATAGAATTTCTGTTGGagtcatttttttttcttttaaatCCTGTATTTCAAAGATACTTGCCAATTTAGGAAGATGCTCTAACAGACAGCGGCTTGTGCTCGTCCTCCAGCATCTTCCCCTGCAACCATTCACAAAAGGCTATTAATGATCAGAAGCTGTAAAACTTAATCCGGAGTTGTAAAATTATTTTCATTCTAGTAAGTAATTGCTCATCGAAAGGGACCTCCATGCGGCGCGTCACGACGGctggcaccaccaccaccgtcaGTCGGCTTCAGGAAATGGGCCAAGCCACATCCTCAGCCACCTCCCCGGAGTCGAGCCACGGGCGGGGGCCTCATCTGCCGCACACATGACTCCCCGCCTGCGAGCATGGGCTGTGGGGCGAGCCGCCTGCCATCCCTCCTGCAAGCTGGGACGAGTGTTGGGCGCGTGCGCCGCCTCCCGGCGGCGAACGATGGGCGGAGGCCAGATCCGCCGCGGCGAGCATCAGCCGTGGGGGCGAGCAGCTGCCTGCCGTCCTCCCAGGGACCTTGCGTCGGGTGCGGGATATGCCGCCTCCCCGGCGGCGAGAGACGGATGGGGCCCGATCCACCGCCACGGATGCCTTCCCGGCGGCGAGCGTCGGCCGTGGGGGCGAGCCGCTCCCGCCCTCCTCCCAGGGGCCGAGCGTAGGGCGCGGCACGCGCCGCCTCCACGGCGGTGAGCGAAGGACTCATCGCCGGGCCTGGAAACCCTAGGCGCCGAGCTGAGCAGTCTGCCAGGGGCTCGTGAGATGGGGCACAGGTAGAGaagaaataaaaaaaaggaaggaagagaaagaaaaataatataaataagaTGATGATATCAACAATTATCTTTCCTATGTTATCCTTATATTAATTGTACTATCTAGCTATACTATCTTATACTAAGTATAGAATAAATCTCGACCGTCCGATATTTATATACAATTTTTAATCTTTTTAGACAGTAGTACATAGTTGTATTGTGCGTCGTAAAAATCTTTAGGGAAACGCGCAACTGTAGTTGGGGAGTAGAGTTCATGCCTTCAGGATCAAAATTGAAAAAGTTTGGTTATATTATTTTTTTCACACCTGATACCCTCCACATTAATCTTCATACAAGGCGTAAAAAAAGAAAATCCTAAAAATCTAAAAAGTTCAGCACTTAATTTTGCGGTCCTAATTACACATCAAAGATTATCACCGACAATAAATACCTCTTTATTGTTTGGAGGCTGATTACACATACTCTAAAGATCCTTTCTCTTGTAATTTTTGTTATCCGTCCAAACGATTTACCTCTGCAGCTCTCCTGTGTTTTCCATCGGCCGTTTTGCGCCTGACGTTTTCTTCAGTCAGTGGCCAGAGAACATTTCTTCTCGAGTTGTTCCAATTCTTCAGTCCGTTCGCTTCCGTAGCTTGCTATATTTCTGTTTTTCTTCAGCTGCATCTCAGTTCTTGACCGTTTCCCGCTTCTTTTCTTTGTTTTCAGTTGGGTTTTTTTATgtgttctttttcttcttcttttttttgccTCACACACCAGACTGAATTTGGTATTTTCTTCACCCAGTTTTTCATTTCTGAAcactttttttttgaagaacaTTTCTGAACACTGCTACATGCCTACGAAACGATTCGTCGTAGCCTACGACGAACTCCCGAAGACACCGTTGGGAGCGTATACATAACAGTGGGCTTGGAGCGTGCTGGATGTTGTTGCTCCGCCCAAATCATTAGCCCACGAAAGCTATTAAGGCCCATACTTAGCCGGGCCGGGGCATACCATCAATGCCAAAGAAGTATGTGGCAGGTGACTGGTTGAGTGCTGCCAAAGGCTAAGCTAAAGAACGAGTCCCTGAACATTAATTTAGTTTCTTTTAGTGATTAGTGTAGTGATTAGTGTCTGTTCGTTTCAGTTTCTTTTTGAGTTTGAGTTCTTAGTAATTTATGTAATATCCGAACTGTAATCTCTTGTCGGTGTTTCGATTACCGATTAGTAAATTTAGCGCTACGTTTCTCCATGGTTCAATGGCTAATAAATAAAAATAAGGATTTAGACTGATTTGAGCgaatgccctacgtccagtaTAGGTGGTGTTCTTCGTGTTCCTTACATGCAAATGCTGGATGCGGAGCGTTTGCAAGCGGTGCGTGTGTGTTGATCGAGTCGCccttcatcatccgatgagctgGGCTACAATACCTGTGAGAGGGGGTGTCTCGCTCTATCCGTCCGTGGTACTTAGCCCGGTCACTTCTCTCCTTAAATGAAATAGCAGAGCTCCTGCAATCTTCTCAAAAACAGCAACAACATTGATTTAGAGCAAAATACCTAGTGCGGGGTACATAAGCTGCGCTGTAACTTAATATCAAAGTGCACTAATCTTATACGATACGAAATCGTATCTCCAACTAACGAAATTTTACTCTAGAAAAATAAATGTGCATAGCAATATCTAAGTTTTTTTTGTTAGGATGTAACTAAAAAAATTGTAAACCTCCAAAAAAATGCAATCATAAACTGATGACCATGAACGTGACAGACATGTCGCCGGTGTCTATTATATCTGACGACCCCGTAATGCCTCTGGACGACATGCACACATAGGCGTCGAACGTATTTGCGGCCTAATGCATGCATGGAAGGCGAATAATCGAGCTACTCTGTCTTAACCTAATCTCATCTTATTCGCCTCATTAGACGGCGCCGCGGTCGGTGACGTCGCTCACGTTCTCTCCCCATCGGCGGTTCGCTCTCTACTTGGGAACGAAATTTTTTTAAAAGGCGTCTTCTGCGTAGGATAAACGTATTTGGTGGCCATGTTCCGGAGAGGCGACGGGGCAGCTGGTACACCTATGCATGCCATGCGTGTTGTTTTTGTACCCAGACTAAAGCAGTGTGCACGCGCTCTCATTTTTCCTTTCTGTGTGGTGTCCTCTCAAACAGTATGTGTTACCCCGACAAGAAAAGGAGAGATAACATAAATAACATAAATCAAGGACGAGATTATGTAATAACATCTCTTCTCACTCATGTTTGATTTACACCTCTGATGAGCATCAACATACACATCATCAGCAACACACTTTAAGCAAAGTGTTAGACTTAGCCAGTTAACTAATTGAAtgctgccgccggccggcctctccTTAATTTGACCTGAAGAGGGACTGGGGAGACAGTCAAAACAAACACTTTTCATACATACTACTGAacactaaaacatttaaattcgTCACATGAAACCGATACTAGCTAATATAATTTTCGTCAAATTGCTTTGCTGTCCCCGCAGTAGTTTCACTACTGCCAGCCCAGAAATGCTCAGTCACCAAATGCAGTTCAAGTAAGACCGTGTTCTTGATGTTTTTCACATCAAGGTAATTAAATTGGATGGGCGTAGTAAGTGCCACGTTTAGCGATCATGCATCACTTAATAATAAACAGACTAAAATAGAGAGCTTAAGTGCACAAGTCATAAGCTATAGAAGCTACCTGCTATCCCTAACTAGCTAGGGTGCACCTCAATTATCCACAAAGGATAGGTTCGATGCATAGATATGCTGCCGCGGTAACCAGAAACCAAGACCACAGTAACCACACGAACACACTCGTCAGGAAAAGGCTAGTATGCCTAGGTTTTTATTTTACTCAGCCAAATTTGCTATAGATGCTACAAAGATTGGAAGCTAAGGTTAGTTAACAATAACAAAGTATATAGCAACGTGTACAGGAATTAAGAGCAGGCGCAGCTTTTATAAAGACAGCGAGACAGGGGACAAAAAGAGAGGCTAAACCTAAACTATATGATAGCATTGCTCAGATCCTTTTTGTCTAATAAAGTTGGTGCCCTCTGACCTTAATCAACTTCTCTCTACACCTCCTCTTCTCCACCCATCCATGCGTACGTGCAACAGAGAAAAGGCATCCTGCCGGGATGTTCTTATCAGCTGACATTTGTTCCAAAGAATCTAGCAGATAAATTATGCAGCATATATATGTGTATGTGTTCTACTATCTTTTAAACTAACACCTTGAtcttatatatatgtgtgtgtgtctTTTGGATTAAACTAACCCTAGCTACTTATTAATCTGTAGCATTGTTCCATCATGCACGGCGCCGAACGGAACTGGGTCCTGTCTGCCAATAATTTGGTACTCTCTGACAGTCTGACGAACTGAATTTCATTTGACTGCTGAACTAGTAGTTTACAAAAGATCAGGTGAGTGAGCAAGTGGTAGCAAGCTAGTATATGCTGAAAACATTGCATCTATCATGTCATCTCCATCCCGTTTGAGAGGATAAGCCAAGCTAGTTTAATGTCAGTACGAGATGATTAGGCTGCAGCTCAGATGCTCAAAAGCCTGATCAAACTATGCGCTGATACTGATCCATGCACGTAGGTACAATCACACACCACATACATGAAGCAGAGCATGGATGCATTATTGACGGTTCATGCATGGAGCAGTGCACCTGAACAATGTCTCGACGCCGGCCGGCCCCCAATTCTGTATCTAATTGAGTTTGTTTTGTTAGTTAGGGGATTAGCCAGTAGCTAAGGGAGTATATTATGGTGTCAGCTTGTGATGTGCTTGCATTAGAGTACTCGATCACGCTGAAGACTGTTTGGGAATCTGTTGGTGCATGTGTGTGTGCTAGTGATGTGCTTGCATTAGAGAATACTTGtgcttggttaatcgatcctaTGGGAAAAGTCAAACATGTTCCCAACCACTGCCCTCAACTAGAATTACCTTGGCATCCATGAAAGAATTCGCCATTCACTTGGCGGCCAAAATGAAACCACCAAGAAAAATTAAGTTTCCTTGGCACTGTTAGTAATAAATAGGC from Panicum hallii strain FIL2 chromosome 3, PHallii_v3.1, whole genome shotgun sequence encodes:
- the LOC112887820 gene encoding probable receptor-like protein kinase At1g11050, whose product is MLDPDMEGGDEEFTNEVQIISHLRHGNLVPLRGCGIAADDVEEGKQRFLVYDFMPNGALEDFIFRDMEPAAKRPPLT
- the LOC112887819 gene encoding probable receptor-like protein kinase At1g11050 — its product is MRAHVADFGLAQRSRDGQSHLTTRVAGTHGYLAPEYALYGQLTEKSDLYSFGVLLLEIMSARRVLDMTSPAGAVLITDWAWTLVKAGQAREVLDEALSTAESPWCGVMEKFVLVGILCAHVMVALRPTIGEAVRMLEEGDMDVPELPDQPLPYGHNVMFSEAGSNFSASPAFSGRWPRPWTMGTCSGDEPGKFLWIDRKI